A region of Anopheles merus strain MAF chromosome 2R, AmerM5.1, whole genome shotgun sequence DNA encodes the following proteins:
- the LOC121590275 gene encoding protein phosphatase PP2A 55 kDa regulatory subunit isoform X2, translating into MAGNGETSWCFSQIKGALDDDVTEADIISCVEFNHDGELLATGDKGGRVVIFQRDPSSKASTPRRGEYNVYSTFQSHEPEFDYLKSLEIEEKINKIRWLRRKNQSHFLLSTNDKTIKLWKVSERDKRVEGYNTREDNGSIRDPASINSLRVPSIKPMDLMVEASPRRIFANAHTYHINSISVNSDQETYLSADDLRINLWHLEITDQSFNIVDIKPANMEELTEVITAAEFHPTECNVFVYSSSKGTIRLCDMRSSALCDRHAKLFEEPEDVDTTNKSFFREIISSISDVKLSNSGRYMISRDYLSIKVWDLHMETKPIETYPVHEYLRTKLCSLYENDCIFDKFECCWNGNDSAIMTGSYNNFFRIFDRNTNKDVTLEASRDIIKPKTVLKPRKVCTGGKRKKDEISVDCLAFNKRILHTAWHPLENIIAVAATNNLFIFQDKF; encoded by the exons ATGGCCG GTAATGGCGAAACATCGTGGTGCTTTTCACAGATAAAGGGGGCCCTGGATGATGATGTTACCGAGGCCGACATCATTTCCTGCGTCGAGTTTAATCACGATGGTGAACTTTTGGCCACTGGTGATAAAGGAGGCAGGGTTGTTATATTCCAG aGAGACCCATCGTCGAAGGCTTCAACACCGCGGCGTGGTGAATACAACGTGTATTCAACATTTCAATCGCATGAACCTGAATTCGATTACTTAAAGTCGCTCGAGATCGaggaaaaaattaacaaaatcagATGGCTGAGGCGCAAGAATCAGTCACACTTTCTGCTCTCGACCAACGACAAAACGATCAAGCTGTGGAAGGTGTCGGAGCGCGATAAGCGAGTGGAGGGATATAACACACGGGAGGACAATGGCAGCATTCGCGATCCAGCCTCGATCAATTCGCTGAGAGTGCCATCGATTAAGCCGATGGATCTGATGGTGGAGGCATCGCCACGTCGCATTTTTGCGAACGCTCATACCTACCACATTAACTCGATCTCGGTAAACTCGGATCAGGAGACGTACCTGTCGGCGGATGATCTACGGATCAACTTGTGGCATCTAGAGATTACCGACCAGAGCTTCAATATCGTCGACATCAAACCGGCGAATATGGAGGAGCTGACTGAGGTGATCACGGCGGCCGAATTCCACCCGACCGAGTGCAACGTGTTCGTCTACTCGAGCAGCAAGGGTACAATTAGGTTATGTGATATGCGCTCTTCGGCATTATGCGATCGACATGCAAAGCTGTTCGAGGAACCGGAAGATGTGGACACAACGAATAAGAGTTTTTTCCGCGAAATCATAAGTTCGATTAGCGATGTAAAGCTGAGCAACTCTGGACGCTACATGATCTCGAGGGACTATCTGAGTATTAAAGTGTGGGACCTGCACATGGAAACTAAACCTATTGAAACGTATCCG GTTCATGAATACCTCCGCACGAAGCTGTGTTCGCTATACGAGAACGACTGTATCTTCGACAAGTTCGAATGTTGCTGGAACGGTAACGATTCCGCCATTATGACTGGCAGTTACAACAATTTCTTCCGCATTTTTGATCGGAATACGAACAAGGACGTGACGCTCGAAGCGTCTCGCGACATCATCAAACCGAAGACAGTGTTGAAACCGCGCAAAGTGTGTACCGGTGGCAAGCGGAAAAAGGACGAAATCAGCGTTGACTGTTTGGCCTTCAACAAGCGAATTCTGCACACTGCTTGGCATCCGCTCGAAAACATCATCGCCGTGGCCGCCAccaataatttattcatttttcagGATAAGTTTTAG
- the LOC121590277 gene encoding allantoicase-like has translation MDTTTTTHTEQTQELVQPSPPPAFTELSEVASIGSNGSILFATDDWFAPAEWMLKDTEPVFLADRYTAYGKWMDGWETRRKRTPGHDWCLVELGAPTQIAGVMIDTAFFTGNYVPRVSIQGGTLDATMKRMLQTSIPRVTDEVGNIGTGRTTEELGMVELIGTDQWDVLVPRTELQAGYEPTRRHYFTVAKGKQSLIVNHLRVNMFPDGGIARLRVYGTVRLNLRESLSVRRPFDMIAMLNGGRCTGFSNAHYGHPRNLIKPSTAANMGDGWETARRLDRPPVLQIDDAGILQVPGCEWAIFQLGGAPEGGWIERICIDTKHFKGNFPDNVQVEYAWKGEPNSWKLLMEKKKLGPDRVHEFEGDEQLLPQAKPASLVRITIAPDGGLSRVRVFGTVAVAK, from the exons ATGgacactactactactactcacACAGAACAAACGCAGGAGCTGGTGcaaccatcaccaccgccGGCGTTTACGGAGCTGAGTGAAGTTGCATCGATCGGT AGCAATGGATCGATTCTCTTCGCCACGGATGATTGGTTCGCACCGGCCGAATGGATGCTGAAAGACACCGAGCCAGTGTTTCTCGCTGACCGATACACTGCCTACGGGAAGTGGATGGACGGTTGGGAAACGCGTCGAAAGCGCACACCTGGGCACGATTGGTGTTTGGTGGAGCTTGGCGCCCCAACGCAGATTGCCGGCGTTATGATCGATACAGCCTTTTTCACCGGCAACTATGTGCCGCGTGTCTCTATTCAGGGTGGCACACTGGATGCAACGATGAAACGTATGCTGCAGACTTCCATTCCCCGCGTTACGGACGAGGTGGGAAATATCGGAACAGGACGAACCACGGAGGAGCTGGGAATGGTGGAGCTCATTGGCACGGATCAGTGGGACGTGTTGGTGCCGCGTACCGAACTGCAGGCGGGGTATGAACCAACCCGAAGACACTATTTTACCGTcgcgaaaggaaaacaatcGCTAATCGTAAACCATTTACGGGTGAACATGTTCCCGGACGGTGGTATTGCTCGGTTACGCGTTTACGGTACGGTCAGATTAAACCTGCGCGAAAGTCTATCGGTACGGCGGCCGTTCGATATGATTGCCATGCTTAACGGGGGACGCTGCACTGGGTTTTCGAATGCTCATTACGGTCATCCGCGAAATTTGATTAAACCTAGCACAGCGGCCAATATGGGCGACGGTTGGGAGACCGCTCGTAGACTCGATCGGCCGCCCGTGCTGCAGATCGACGATGCCGGAATACTGCAAGTGCCCGGATGCGAATGGGCCATCTTTCAGTTGGGTGGTGCACCCGAGGGCGGCTGGATAGAGCGCATTTGCATCGACACGAAACACTTCAAAGGAAACTTTCCAGACAACGTGCAGGTGGAGTACGCGTGGAAGGGTGAACCGAATTCTTGGAAGCTGCTGATGGAAAAGAAGAAGCTGGGACCGGATCGGGTACATGAGTTTGAAGGGGATGAACAACTACTGCCCCAGGCAAAGCCAGCCTCACTGGTGCGTATTACCATTGCACCGGACGGAGGACTTTCGAGGGTTCGTGTTTTTGGAACGGTAGCTGTAGCTAAATGA
- the LOC121590275 gene encoding protein phosphatase PP2A 55 kDa regulatory subunit isoform X1 has translation MKSKVQTSFRQNASSIGRWGRSTTNPVTIPGSTASGTADGYSYTLTSGPSPPHSPPINMPPPIPPRPVIRQSSFTKIGYMINTAVNGTKKQFSSGSSSNSSSSNSGNGETSWCFSQIKGALDDDVTEADIISCVEFNHDGELLATGDKGGRVVIFQRDPSSKASTPRRGEYNVYSTFQSHEPEFDYLKSLEIEEKINKIRWLRRKNQSHFLLSTNDKTIKLWKVSERDKRVEGYNTREDNGSIRDPASINSLRVPSIKPMDLMVEASPRRIFANAHTYHINSISVNSDQETYLSADDLRINLWHLEITDQSFNIVDIKPANMEELTEVITAAEFHPTECNVFVYSSSKGTIRLCDMRSSALCDRHAKLFEEPEDVDTTNKSFFREIISSISDVKLSNSGRYMISRDYLSIKVWDLHMETKPIETYPVHEYLRTKLCSLYENDCIFDKFECCWNGNDSAIMTGSYNNFFRIFDRNTNKDVTLEASRDIIKPKTVLKPRKVCTGGKRKKDEISVDCLAFNKRILHTAWHPLENIIAVAATNNLFIFQDKF, from the exons ATGAAGT CTAAAGTACAGACAAGCTTTAGACAAAATGCGTCATCGATTGGGCGATGGGGACGATCAACGACGAACCCGGTAACCATTCCCGGCAGTACGGCCAGCGGAACGGCTGACGGATATAGCTACACGTTAACAAGCGGTCCCAGCCCTCCGCATAGTCCTCCCATCAATATGCCGCCGCCAATACCTCCCCGACCTGTGATACGACAGTCCAGCTTCACCAAGATAGGATACATGATCAATACAGCCGTCAATGGAACCAAAAAGCAAttcagcagtggcagcagcagcaacagcagcagtagtaacaGTG GTAATGGCGAAACATCGTGGTGCTTTTCACAGATAAAGGGGGCCCTGGATGATGATGTTACCGAGGCCGACATCATTTCCTGCGTCGAGTTTAATCACGATGGTGAACTTTTGGCCACTGGTGATAAAGGAGGCAGGGTTGTTATATTCCAG aGAGACCCATCGTCGAAGGCTTCAACACCGCGGCGTGGTGAATACAACGTGTATTCAACATTTCAATCGCATGAACCTGAATTCGATTACTTAAAGTCGCTCGAGATCGaggaaaaaattaacaaaatcagATGGCTGAGGCGCAAGAATCAGTCACACTTTCTGCTCTCGACCAACGACAAAACGATCAAGCTGTGGAAGGTGTCGGAGCGCGATAAGCGAGTGGAGGGATATAACACACGGGAGGACAATGGCAGCATTCGCGATCCAGCCTCGATCAATTCGCTGAGAGTGCCATCGATTAAGCCGATGGATCTGATGGTGGAGGCATCGCCACGTCGCATTTTTGCGAACGCTCATACCTACCACATTAACTCGATCTCGGTAAACTCGGATCAGGAGACGTACCTGTCGGCGGATGATCTACGGATCAACTTGTGGCATCTAGAGATTACCGACCAGAGCTTCAATATCGTCGACATCAAACCGGCGAATATGGAGGAGCTGACTGAGGTGATCACGGCGGCCGAATTCCACCCGACCGAGTGCAACGTGTTCGTCTACTCGAGCAGCAAGGGTACAATTAGGTTATGTGATATGCGCTCTTCGGCATTATGCGATCGACATGCAAAGCTGTTCGAGGAACCGGAAGATGTGGACACAACGAATAAGAGTTTTTTCCGCGAAATCATAAGTTCGATTAGCGATGTAAAGCTGAGCAACTCTGGACGCTACATGATCTCGAGGGACTATCTGAGTATTAAAGTGTGGGACCTGCACATGGAAACTAAACCTATTGAAACGTATCCG GTTCATGAATACCTCCGCACGAAGCTGTGTTCGCTATACGAGAACGACTGTATCTTCGACAAGTTCGAATGTTGCTGGAACGGTAACGATTCCGCCATTATGACTGGCAGTTACAACAATTTCTTCCGCATTTTTGATCGGAATACGAACAAGGACGTGACGCTCGAAGCGTCTCGCGACATCATCAAACCGAAGACAGTGTTGAAACCGCGCAAAGTGTGTACCGGTGGCAAGCGGAAAAAGGACGAAATCAGCGTTGACTGTTTGGCCTTCAACAAGCGAATTCTGCACACTGCTTGGCATCCGCTCGAAAACATCATCGCCGTGGCCGCCAccaataatttattcatttttcagGATAAGTTTTAG
- the LOC121590272 gene encoding protein Skeletor, isoforms B/C: MEEMRFCYGSAVRWRGTMRILASVLLVVAVLDNAATQKPEDGPYRGKYIGKFNSYHHQASGDVYAVDEYTFLLTGFNYDGNGIDTFFWSGASNRPGPQGFIVPDEYGKTNILERYFNKDFTLRLPDNKKITEVKWLAVYDLNSQNNFADVYIPEDFEPPVPQKAGSLTAIAGGPMVSSDTIDILDSKTIRITDFSYDGKAGGQGAVHFWVGVGPSPSSKGSKVPDEMGYLDPIRAYDRETITLELPGDMTIFDIDWFSVYDVEARRDYGSILISDDLNVPPSLVRVTPHTESLPNCRQLHKDYRVSWEVFGPQITIQLAGNVQQDEYMSFGLSGSDSRSQMLGADVVVAFIDGHRGYAVDYNITSLAPCVQVLGQNKGVCRDDVVGGLDSYQLHTYSRENDINTITFRRTLISSDSGDKEFLLDRPMYVIWAMGRLDSNNEPTYHDVYPKRNVQIHFNTSEPVNDCFSFTSREANLKDVWERQQIFDRSVRAFTATLGPAGGKRGYQGITGHVSNGLAWYINGFLVPELWLRRGLTYSFLVRGGNNPHSPEFYHPLVITDEPHGGYDRLSDARQSEIRVLAGVEFTRRGRPKPIAAGPLCLARHPEGQDRRLDDNFATFKKFNRTLKWTCDSGDPAVLEITPNTSWPDVVYYNSFTHANMGWKIHIVDSYSQSARSHASACSSFNHSIRLLLIASSFVVWTWALK; encoded by the exons atggaagaaatgcGATTTTGCTACGGATCGGCCGTCCGGTGGCGTGGAACAATGAGGATTCTGGCCAGCGtactgctggtggtggcggttTTAGATAATGCAG CAACTCAGAAACCGGAAGACGGTCCATACCGGGGGAAATACATTGGCAAATTTAACTCCTATCACCATCAAGCATCGGGTGACGTATACGCCGTTGATGAATACACATTCCTGCTAACCGGCTTCAACTACGACGGCAATGGAATCGATACGTTCTTCTGGTCTGGCGCCAGCAATCGACCCGGCCCGCAAGGTTTCATCGTACCGGACGAGTATGGAAA AACGAACATACTTGAGCGATACTTCAACAAGGACTTTACGCTACGCCTTCCCGACAACAAGAAAATCACGGAAGTGAAATGGCTAGCCGTGTACGATCTAAACTCGCAGAACAACTTCGCCGACGTGTACATCCCGGAGGATTTTGAGCCGCCCGTACCGCAAAAAGCAGGCAGCTTGACCGCGATAGCAGGTGGACCGATGGTATCGAGCGACACGATCGACATCCTCGACTCAAAAACGATCCGCATCACCGACTTCAGCTACGATGGTAAGGCAGGCGGCCAGGGGGCGGTACATTTCTGGGTCGGCGTCGGTCCATCGCCCTCATCCAAAGGCAGCAAGGTACCGGATGAGATGGGCTACCTGGATCCCATCCGCGCGTACGATCGTGAAACGATCACGCTGGAGCTACCGGGTGATATGACCATCTTCGACATCGATTGGTTCAGCGTGTACGATGTGGAAGCCCGACGGGACTACGGTTCGATTCTCATCTCAGACGACTTGAACGTACCGCCGTCGCTGGTGCGTGTTACGCCGCACACGGAGTCGTTGCCAAACTGCCGCCAGCTGCACAAGGATTACCGCGTCTCGTGGGAAGTGTTTGGGCCGCAGATAACGATCCAGCTGGCGGGCAACGTGCAGCAGGACGAGTACATGTCGTTCGGGCTGTCCGGCTCGGACAGCCGTAGCCAAATGCTTGGGGCCGATGTGGTCGTGGCCTTCATCGATGGGCATCGTGGATATGCCGTGGATTACAACATCACCTCGCTAGCACCGTGCGTGCAGGTGCTCGGCCAAAACAAGGGCGTTTGTCGGGACGATGTGGTCGGCGGATTGGACAGCTACCAGCTGCACACCTACAGCCGGGAGAACGACATCAACACGATTACCTTCCGCCGCACACTGATTTCTTCCGACTCGGGCGACAAAGAGTTCTTGCTGGACCGTCCGATGTACGTGATATGGGCGATGGGTCGTCTAGATTCGAACAACGAACCGACCTACCACGACGTCTACCCCAAGCGCAATGTGCAGATCCACTTCAACACCTCCGAGCCGGTCAacgattgtttcagtttcacCAGCCGCGAAGCGAACCTGAAGGATGTGTGGGAACGACAGCAGATCTTTGACCGTTCCGTGCGTGCGTTTACAGCCACGCTCGGACCGGCCGGTGGAAAGCGGGGCTACCAGGGCATTACTGGGCACGTTTCGAACGGATTGGCCTGGTACATCAATGGGTTCCTCGTGCCGGAACTGTGGCTCCGCCGGGGCCTTACCTACTCATTCCTCGTGCGCGGTGGAAACAATCCGCACTCGCCCGAGTTCTACCATCCGCTCGTCATCACGGACGAACCGCACGGTGGATACGATCGGCTTTCCGACGCACGGCAGAGCGAAATTCGCGTGCTGGCCGGCGTTGAGTTTACGCGCCGCGGTCGGCCGAAACCGATCGCCGCCGGACCACTGTGCCTGGCCCGTCACCCAGAAGGACAGGATCGACGGTTGGATGACAATTTTGCGACATTTAAAAAGTTCAACCGCACACTGAAATGGACCTGTGATTCCGGCGATCCGGCAGTGTTGGAAATAACACCCAACACTAGCTGGCCGGACGTGGTGTACTACAACAGCTTCACCCACGCCAACATGGGCTGGAAGATACACATCGTCGATAGCTACAGTCAGTCGGCGCGTAGTCACGCTTCCGCTTGCAGCAGCTTTAATCACTCGATTCGATTGCTTCTAATTGCGAGTAGCTTCGTTGTGTGGACATGGGCACTGAAATAA
- the LOC121603540 gene encoding TATA box-binding protein-associated factor RNA polymerase I subunit B has product MKFVNNTVRDLILLCATKNGLITELCDDKMTEPNDICEVCGLGDFILEDGFYYCTECGTKLLNKREIVDDEVNVGCHTNIRRDTGVENKITSWEQMNYFLHGLTERLIELGAPEELKSTVLQIWCAYLNQAEIAFFHKRQRKRPRLPLNNKKWDLKLLFNREIPKRAKRKGGKLEGDIAKRVRNLNKDLSKADQDAFTQSQPSDLESTISTLSTSMQSSSNTAHLPLSYKFNSRARKQLVDKFRLPEEHIDWHELEAPTDADCHPFPYSPGKLKNVNDIDNWSYLYRKTVLLAILSIALNQVRSSIQTADLLRWIEEGHLPFHDLRQFLPEGLHAACYSETVAHLTTTFQGFVKCRVISSLIAADLEIVPIEPDLSALCHRFLSELALPLDLAPYITKVIEISPPIKRNNVYNYFPKYEAHAMKYILFVMKLLFGLDGVNETKLDASSNKLNHRIGSSNSLPKLFVWSEWQRYVAMRRVILEQLHYPTNHSRTQSVVNRPIEKDLFLHFFESRIVPDDDNTTGYKAGIDRASHRPIQERLFKNLHSFISSTMDKHPNLNVKRSKKHITFEHSLQPQRAYLAEILEMDEAERHYVHIPEYMRTDHSKRTVVPFINPMPLKMHILTHHRLRLVTKKIKPSMKHIRMAKYNSHTTNVELYLATNKFSHVHCVSGSDSSDSEDSDGPSNILDYINARAQQSQLSPDELFHKTLCQNALEEMEADLRAAEFKHGTNWDPDLSWIQEITNEINPFENNPPLDEILPDEQCCSETVQIALPNYHYWVNNGNIKDISSEVFEQEYLSLFPASFQFLLREAAYVVHLSPHELYFELNELEKNCFKTYRRIK; this is encoded by the exons ATGAAATTTGTTAACAATACGGTACgagatttaattttactttgcGCCACCAAGAATGGGCTCATAACCGAATTGTGTGATGACAAAATGACGGAACCAAACGATATTTGTGAAGTGTGCGGTCTCGGTGATTTTATTTTAGAGGATGGATTTTATTATTGTACGGAATGCGGTACGAAACTACTAAACAAACGTGAAATTGTCGATGATGAGGTAAACGTGGGATGTCACACGAACATACGACGTGATACCGGggtagaaaataaaattaccaGCTGGGAGCAGATGAACTACTTTCTGCATGGCCTTACGGAACGCTTAATCGAGTTAGGTGCTCCAGAGGAGCTGAAGTCGACGGTGTTGCAGATATGGTGTGCCTATCTAAATCAGGCCGAAATAGCATTCTTCCACAAACGGCAACGAAAGCGCCCACGGTTGCCTCTAAATAATAAGAAATG GGATCTCAAATTGCTGTTCAACCGGGAGATTCCAAAGCGAGCCAAACGAAAGGGGGGGAAATTAGAAGGCGATATTGCAAAACGAGTTCGGAACTTAAACAAGGATCTATCAAAAGCTGACCAAGATGCATTCACACAAAGTCAGCCTTCGGATTTGGAATCTACAATAAGCACCCTGTCTACCTCAATGCAGAGTTCCTCGAATACGGCCCACTTACCTTTAAGTTATAAGTTCAACAGTCGAGCACGCAAGCAACTAGTTGACAAATTCCGCCTTCCTGAGGAACACATCGATTGGCACGAATTAGAAGCACCAACAGATGCAGATTGCCATCCCTTCCCCTACTCGCCTGGTAAACTAAAAAATGTTAATGATATAGACAATTGGTCATATCTCTACCGCAAAACGGTTTTGCTCGCCATATTAAGCATCGCGTTAAATCAAGTGCGCAGCTCAATACAGACAGCAGATCTGTTGCGATGGATAGAGGAGGGACATTTGCCGTTCCATGATTTACGGCAGTTCCTACCGGAGGGTTTGCACGCAGCTTGCTATTCCGAAACGGTGGCTCATCTTACGACAACGTTTCAGGGATTCGTCAAATGTCGAGTGATCTCATCGCTGATAGCAGCAGATCTAGAAATTGTGCCAATTGAACCAGATCTATCCGCTCTTTGTCATCGTTTTCTAAGCGAATTGGCACTGCCGCTAGACCTTGCACCCTACATTACCAAAGTGATAGAAATTTCGCCTCCAATTAAGCGGAATAATGTATATAACTACTTTCCAAAGTACGAAGCTCACGCTATGAAGTACATACTGTTCGTTATGAAACTTCTCTTTGGTTTGGATGGTGTGAACGAAACCAAACTAGATGCCTCATCAAACAAACTTAACCATCGAATTGGATCCTCCAACAGTCTGCCGAAATTGTTCGTCTGGAGTGAATGGCAACGGTATGTGGCGATGCGACGCGTCATACTGGAACAGTTGCATTATCCAACAAACCACTCGCGCACCCAATCGGTTGTAAACCGTCCAATAGAAAAGGATCTCTTTCTACACTTCTTTGAATCGCGTATTGTTCCGGACGATGATAACACAACAGGCTACAAAGCAGGCATAGATCGAGCATCGCATCGACCGATACAGGAGCGTTTATTCAAAAATCTCCATTCTTTCATATCATCAACGATGGATAAACATCCAAATCTAAACGTTAAACGATCTAAAAAGCATATTACGTTTGAGCATAGTTTGCAGCCTCAACGTGCCTATCTGGCAGAAATACTGGAGATGGACGAGGCCGAACGGCACTACGTACACATCCCTGAATATATGCGAACGGATCACAGCAAACGAACGGTAGTGCCGTTCATCAATCCAATGCCCCTCAAAATGCATATTCTCACCCACCACCGACTAAgattggtgacgaaaaagatTAAACCATCGATGAAGCACATTCGGATGGCAAAATATAACTCACACACTACGAACGTCGAACTGTACCTGGCCACAAACAAATTCTCTCATGTTCATTGTGTAAGTGGTAGTGATTCGAGCGATTCCGAGGACAGCGACGGACCCAGTAACATTTTGGATTACATTAATGCACGTGCCCAACAAAGCCAGCTTAGTCCCGATGAACTGTTTCACAAAACGCTTTGCCAAAATGCACTGGAAGAAATGGAAGCTGATCTACGGGCAGCGGAGTTTAAACATGGTACCAATTGGGATCCGGATTTGTCTTGGATTCAAGAGATTACAAACGAAATCAATCCGTTCGAAAACAATCCTCCATTGGACGAAATCTTGCCAGATGAGCAATGCTGCAGTGAAACTGTGCAGATTGCACTGCCGAACTATCACTACTGGGTAAACAATGGCAACATCAAAGACATTTCATCCGAAGTTTTCGAGCAGGAGTATCTTTCGCTATTTCCCGCCAGCTTTCAATTCCTGCTTCGAGAGGCAGCATACGTGGTTCACCTATCTCCACATGAGCTGTACTTTGAACTGAATGAGTTagaaaaaaactgttttaaaacaTATCGTCGAATAAAATGA